The Paenibacillus sp. 481 DNA window GACTCCTAGAAAAAAAAGAAATGGAGTATCCATAACCGGATGATAAATATTTACGCGATTTCTTTTTCATCTGTGGACACTCCCCCTCTATCTAAAAATAACAAAGTTTTCCTGTGGCATACGTAGTTCATCGGATATAGTCAAAACATTCACACATTATCTCAGCTTACTTATGTTTTGTGACTAATAAACCGCTATCGGCCCATAAGGACCAGCGATAATTTCAATTTTTGTTTCAAAAATATCTGTTAAAATTTCTGGGTCCATAATCTCTTCTACCGTGCCAAAAGCGGCAATTTGTCCATTTTTCATTGCACAAATTCGATCCGAATATTTGGCTGCAAAATTGATATCATGCATAACAGTCAGAATCGTTCTTCCAAATTCGTTAGCAGCATGTCTCAAATGCTCCATCATTTGAACAGAACGAGCAATATCAAGATTGTTCAGCGGTTCGTCCAAAAGTACATATTCCGTCTCTTGGCACAAAACCATTGCAACATATGCCCTTTGCCTTTGACCACCTGAAAGCTCATCTAAATATCTATTTTCTAGATCTGTCAAATCTAAAAAATCGATATATTTCGAAATAATAGCCTCATCCTCTTTCGTTAGCCTTCCCTTTGAATAAGGAAAACGTCCAAATCCAGCTAGTTGTCGGACAGTAAGCCTCGTTACAAAATGATTTTCTTGTCGCAAAATAGTCACGATTTTGGCTAAGTCATTCGATTTAGATGTAGTAACATCCATGTTGGCCACCATAATTTGACCTTCATCCATATCCAGAAGTCTGCCAATCATCAAAAGTGTCGTAGACTTTCCAGCACCATTGGGTCCAATTAAAGAAGTGAATCCAGCTTTTGGTATTTCAATATCCAAAGGCCCTATTTTAACCTTATCCGTATAAGACTTTCTAACATTATTAATTTTTATCATAGAGCCCTCTTCCTTAAAATTACAGATAAGAATAAAATTCCACCGAACAGCTCGATAATAACTGAAACTACCCCTTGAGCATTAAATACATGATACATCAGAAAATACGCACTCGTTAATATCAAAAAACCTATCGCAAGAGCCATTGGAAACATATATCTATGGTCATAAGTTGGCGCCGCTTGATAACTCAATGTTGCTACTAAAAATCCATAGAAAGTAAGTGGTCCAATTAAAGCCGTTGAAATTGACATCAACACAGAAACTAATATAAGCGTATAAATGATACTAGATTGATGTTTAACTCCAAAAGAAGTAGCGGCATCTTTTCCAAGTGACAATACATTTAATTTCTTCGAATAAGCAAGCAGTAACAATGCGACAACGATTACGATTGGAATTACAATTGGATAATAATCAGCATCTGCATTATTGACAGAACCAAACAATCTTGCCTGTAAAATATCAAACTCAGACGGTGCAAGAAGTCTTCTCATAAACGTTGATACAGAGTTCAGTCCCGTACCAATAATAATGCCTACCAAAAGCATAAGTTGTAAGTTACCATACTTTCCAGAAAGCAACCATCCATAAAGGATCAAACTCATCAAGACCATCATAATGACTTGAAATAGAAATGATCCAGTACCACTAAAATTGATTAGTGCACCAGCACCAAAGAAAAATACGGTGCTCGTTTGAATGGTTGAGTAAAGTGATTCGAAACCTAAGAGTGAAGGGGTTATAATTCGATTATTCGTAATCGATTGAAAAGCCACTGTCGCCAAGCTTTGACAAATTGCAGCAATAACCATTGCAATAAGAGCTTCTATCCTTCTCATAACAACTGGAATAAAAGAAGGTGAATCTATTGGAACCGGATTGTTATAAACTAAAAGTCCATATGAAGAAAGAATGCCCAAAACCATTAATGTAATTAGCAAAATCCAATAACGTCTTTCCTCTTTCTTAGAACGAAAAGCTCTAGCTGATCTATTTTTATTAGGAGGGCTAGAATAGATTTTGACATTTTCTTTATTTCTATATTCCAATGCGTTCATCTTAGCCCCCTATGTTTTCTTTGTCTCAATAAAATAGCAATAAATACGGCTGATCCTAATGTTCCTAGTATTAAAGAGACAGGTACTTCAAAAGGCATGATAATGGTTCGAGAAATGATGTCACAGAACGTTATCGTACCCATGCCTATCACGCATACCCAAGGCAAATTACTTCTAAGATCATCTCCCCTAAACATGGAAACAATATTAGGGACAATTAAGCCTAAGAAAGGTAAGTTACCAATAACAGCCGCAACAATGCCAACAGCAAAAGAAATAAGACCCGTAGCAAAAAGAATGAGCCTGCCATAATTTACGCCAAGACTTGTTGCAACATCTTCCCCTAGTCCAGCTAAAGTCAATCTATTAGCAAAAATAAAAATTAAAATGGTAACGATAACAATTAGCCATAAGTATTCATATCTTCCAATTTGAACGGCCGCAAAAGAGCCTACGAACCAACTTTCAATACTTTGCGTTCTTTGATACAGGAGTCCCAAAAAAGTGGAAACCGCAGATATGACTGCTCCAAGCATCAGCCCAATGATCGGGACAATTAAAGACGAACGAAGCTTAACTCTTCTTAAAAATAAAAAGAAAATCATAGTCCCTATGAAAGAAAAAAGGATTGCACCAGTCATTCTTAGAACTAAACTTGGAGCTGGAAATAATAAATAAACCGTAAGGAGTCCTAAACCTGCCCATTCAATAGTTCCCGTTGTGGTAGGTTCAACTAAACGATTCTGTGTAATCAGTTGCATAACGAGTCCTGCCATTGCCATGGCAGCACCAGTAAGCATTAATGCAGCTGTTCTTGGAACACGAGTTATGAGAAACATATCCCATCCATCTGCTTGTCCACGTATATCATAAACTCCAGTAAACAGTGATATAATCCCTAAAGTAATAACAACGATAATTGCTAGTATAAAAGATTTTGTCCATATTTTATTGTGGTTATAAAACTGGGGTTGAGAATTAATCTCAACCCCAGTTTTAATATTGTTCGGCACTATACTATGCTCCTTTACACTACTTAGCTAATGTGTTCGCAATGTTTTTAAATAATTCTAAGTAAGTTTGGATGGATTCATTTACGTAAGTGTCAGCTGGTGCATAAACGATACTTCCTTTAGAAACAGCCGTTGTTTTTTGAAGTGCCGGTGATTTGTCAATAACATCCTTAGCAGGAACTTTATTTGTTTCACCAGATATTGCAGCATCGCGATCTAGTACGAAAATCCAATCAGGATTACTTTGTGCAATTGCTTCAACAGAAATTTCATCACCTTGATGATCGGTAGAACTAGCTTTAACTTCTAATGCCGGAGTCCATCCAAAAATCTCATACATTGGTCCCCAAACACGTCCCGTTTTAGGAGCTGAATAACCAATACTTCCACCAGCAACAATAACACTCATCACTTTATCTTTTCCATTATAGGCAGACTTAGCGTCTGCAATAGCTTTATCAAAATCAGCTGTCAATTGCTTAGCCTCTTCATTTTTATCAAAGATTTTCCCCAAAGTAATGGTAGACTCTTTAAGTCCATTGACTAAGTTTTCTCCAGGCTTAGCAGCGTCCTTAGAAACATCAACATTCAGATCAATAACAGCTGCTGTTGGTACTAATTTTTTAATTTCTTCATAATGGCCAGCAAATCTTTGACCAACAATGACAAGTTCAGGGTTTGCAGCTGCAATAACTTCAAGATTTGGTTCACGGTGATTTCCAACATCTTTAACTTTTTCGTTAGTCACATAGGGTGAATCCGCAGGCATTACAGGCTTTGGAACAGCCGCTAACTCAATATTCCAAGCAGCTAAAGTTTCAAACGTTCTATTATCCAAAGCAATTACATTTTTAGGGTTTACAGGAACAGTAACCGTTCCATGTGCATCAGTGATTTGAACAGTTGCAGGTTTAGCAGCATCGTTTGCTTTCCCATTTGTTTCAGGTTTGCTAGTTTCATTACTTGGATTTGTACAAGCTGCCAACATCACAACCAAAATTGCCATAAGGACAGTAAAATTAAACTTCTTCATTACTTATATCTCTCCCCTTTTCCACTTTCAATAGATTATTGAATTGATAATATAGATATCAATTTCACATCGTGCATTGCAATAACTCAAATTACTGATAACGATTATCACTTTCAATGACATGACTTAGTATATCAAAGGCTAAAAAATATATCAATAACATTTAAGGAAAGAGTATCTATAAATAGATCGCTCCAGTTGTGTTTTTAAAGGACTCCATCTTAATCGTGAGGGTTTAGAACCTGCTTAAGGGCGTGCCTTCAAACTATAACTGTAGATGAGTGTATGATAAACCATTCGCATGAGAAGGCGATGCAAAATCTTCGATGATCAATATTCGCAGTCTTTCTATTAAGTACTTGAAAAAAATAAACGTGGAGATGAAGAAGAATTTATTGAAGGATGGGAATGTCTACATCGAATTTAAGTTTGATAGAGTGCATCAAATCTTATTACCAACAAACGAATAGTGGACTGTCAACATAAAATCAGACAACTTTTATAAGGACTTTTCTTCTGTAGTCAACCGGACTCACGTAGCCTAACGTCCCATGTATGCGGTATTTGTTATACCAATTGATATAATCATTTAACTCAAGCGTGAGATGTTGTAGGTTATGAAAGTTCATTTGGTTAATAAACTCTGTCTTCATAATTTTAAAGGTAGCTTCAGCAACGGCGTTGTCATAGGGACAGCCTTTCATACTTCATGAGCGACTGATCTGGAATGTAGAAAATGTCATTTCTAGATATTCGATTCAAATTATTTCATTCTACCTTCATTGTACAAACTACTTCACACAAAGAAATTATTTCCATATAAAAAGTCAGATAGATCAAGGCCTGATCCATCTGACTTTCATTTTTAGTCACAATTTTAAATATATTAAGTCTCATCTGTTGATAAAATTAGTCTCATTTGTAAGTATTACTCACACATATCAGACAACGAGGCTAATCTAAATTTTATACGCCTTCATCGCCTTGCGGATTTCTTTCCACGATGGACGTTTTCCGTACATTAACACGCCCGTGCGATAAATTTTCGCAGACAACCAACCGAACAATACTACCGCAGCAAGCAGCAGCGCGATCGATATCCAGAACTCCCACCATTCTACAGTTCCCGTACCTACACGCAACAGCATCGACACCGGAGTGAAGAACGGGATAAACGATGTTACTTTGACGATCATCGCATTTGGAGTACCGATACAGAAAATACCGATATAGAACGCCGCCAACGACAAAATCGTAATCGGAGCAATCGCTTGCGCCAAATCTTCTGTCCGGCTTACAATGGACCCGATAGACGCGTACAGTGTTGCATACAAGAAGAAACCTAGAATGTACAGCAACAATCCGTAAATGATAACTAGCGGATCAATCGTCGAAATATCGATATCGATAGCTTTCAATGGTTCAATATTGTGCGGTAAAGACAAGTTTACGGCAATCACGGCAATAAATACGACGATTTGCAACAAGCCGAGAATGAACATGCCGATAATTTTACCGAACATTTGCGCGAGCGGTGATACGCTGGAAATTAAAATTTCCATGATGCGCGAGCTTTTTTCCTGTGTGACTTCGGCAGCAATCATATTGCCTGTAATTTGGTTCGTCATGAAAAACAGGAAGATGAGTGCAAATACAACGATGAATGAAGCCGCGCCATCTGGCTTCTCTTCTTCTTTCATTTGACCTGTTGCCGTGTCTTTCGCAAGCGTCACAGATTCCAGTGCTACAGGCACGCTAAGCTGCTTGATCTGTTCCGGCGTTAACAAGTCTTTAACGAGAAACTCCGATTTAATACCGGTTAACACCGTCGCAATTACTCTTTCATCTCCCATATCAAGTTTGTCCTTACCACGGAAGACGACCTTAGGAAACTCTTTACTGCCCCCAGCACTAGCCTCAAATGTTAAGTAGCCCTCGATCTTGCCACTCTCAACATCCTTATCCAGTTGATCCTGTGAAGATTTTGGATACGATACCACTTTATAATCGGTGTTCTTGCCAAATTGCTGTTCGAACGACTTCTCCACATCCGTAACGTTCCCCTGTACAAGTCCAATTACAGTAGGTTCGTTACTTGAAAACAACGAGAATATATAAGGCAAGTTGGTGCCCAAAGCTAGAATAAGGGCCAACACTACCGTCGATACGACGAACGCCTTATTCATCATTTTCGTACGCAACGTAAAGCCAACAACGGTCCACATACTACGCATTCGAATCACCACCTACCGCCTTAATAAAGATTTCGTTCATTGTCGGTTCCTTCACTTCAAAATGGTACACATCCGTTTGTGCCATCGCCATTTGCAAAATTTCTTTTGCAGCTAACTCATTTTGAATCATCAAATGGTAGCCATCTTCGGTACGCTCTACTGCGTTCACCCCAGCTAAGCTTCCCAAGCCATCGATATTTCCACTTGTGCGCAGAATAACTTTCTCACGTGGGTAGCTGGCTTTAATCTCACGCACAGAACCTTGCACCACCGCATTGCCTTTTTTCAAAATCGTGACGTTGCGGCACAGTTCTTCCACATGCTCCATGCGATGCGTCGAGAACAGAATCGTCGTTCCCTGGTCGCGCAATTCCTTGACCGTCTCTTTCAACAACTCAACGTTAACCGGGTCTAGCCCGCTAAACGCCTCGTCCATAATGACGAGCTTCGGATTGTGCACAATGGAGGCAATGAAGCCGATTTTTTGCTGGTTCCCTTTCGACAGCTCTTCAATCTTCTTATTATAATTTTCGGGCACTTGGAATCTTTCCAGCCAATATTTCAAACTCTTGTCCGCATCCTTGCGGGACATGCCACGCAACTGCGCCAAGTAAGTCACTTGTTCGCTCACTTTGATCTTCGGGTACATCCCCCGCTCCTCCGGCAAGTAGCCAAACACCGAATGTAGCTCCTTGCTGTACGCCTTGCCGTTGTACAAGATCTGTCCCTCATCTGGATAAATGAGGCCCAGCACCATGCGCATCGTTGTCGTTTTACCCGCACCATTGGCACCAAGCAAACCGTAAATCTCTCCTTGTTCCACATCAAAGCTAATGCCGTTAACGGCTCTCTTGTCGCCATACTGCTTAATTACTTCGGTTAATTGTAAAGGCTTCATCTCTCTTTAACTCCCCCTTGTTCATAAACACGAATCATGTATAGCAATATATCATCCAACTCCAGCGCTTGTGTGCGGAGAGGTACAATATCATGGGTGTGTAAAAAATGTTCCAAGCGATTCGCATCCGAAGCTACTAGCCTCACCATTTGACGCTCCTGAATCGCTTCTGCTAAGCCAGGTACCTCGCTGAAATCTTGAGCATCTCCCTCAACATAGAACTGTTTCCAGCTATCGAACAAAGCATCTTTCTCTGTAAAAGCAAGTACGCGGCCCTTATGCATAAACAATACATAATCGGCGAGACGTTTAACCTCCTCGATAATGTGCGTTGCAATAATAATAGACCGTCCTTTTTCGCCTTGGTCCATAAATTGTTGCAACTCTTCTATCATCGTGCGCCATGCTAGTGGATCTAGCCCCGATGAGGGCTCGTCAAGCAGCAGCAGTTCGGGATGATGGGATAAAGCTAAAATAATATCCAGCTTACGCCGCATCCCTTTGGACATTTTATTGAGCTTCGTCTTAGGTGGCACATCATACTTAGCCATCAAACGCTGATACAATTGCCAGTCCCAGTTCGGTTGCCAGTATGCAATAAACTTAGACAACTTTTCAGCCGTCAAATCATCATCATCCGTATTCGGTAATTCTGGTACAAAACCGATTCGCTGCTTAATATGAACATCTTGCTCATCGCAATAACGTTGATCGAACAATCTTATTTCGCCTTGTTCTGGATGCAGTAACCCCATGCACATGCCCATAAATGTACTTTTACCAGAACCGTTTTCACCTACAATAGCGGTCACAAAGCCTTGCGGAAAATTCAAGCTAAGCGGACCTATTTTCAGCCTATCGCGGCTCTTTTCTACATTCCGTAATTCGATTACGTGTTGCTCAACCATGTCCGTCCCCCCTTATCGAAGCTCGAAACTGTTACTACCACTTTCGTTGAAGCACCTCTACGAATAATTCCTCTAGTTCCGATCGCTTCATCTGTACACGCTGAGCCGCACTAACGGCTGTCTCAAGCGCTTCCTCTACCGCCTTCCGCTTGAATCGATCACGCTCATCGATTTGAACTTGTGCTACAAATGTTCCCGTCCCTTGTCTTGTCCGTAGCAACCCTTCCGCCTCCAAGTCCTGATATACACGTCGTACTGTAATGACACTGCACTGTACTTGATTTGCCAGTTCCCGAATGGAAGGTAGCAATGTTCCTTCTGCTAAGTGACCACTCCATATTAATCCGCGCAATTGGTGCTCAATTTGAGCGTATAGCGGCTCTGCACTATGCTCATTAATTTGTATCGGAATAAACACCGCTTGGACCACCTCCCTTACTCTGAATGCTCTACTCTACATTCCACTACATCTATACAAAATCGCGTCTTCTTAACGCTCTAAACATCGTCTTATACCCAAGCCCGACGGCTAGCACACTCACGATTAGTGCAATCACTCCACCGATCCAAGCGTATTGATTTGCGACAACCA harbors:
- a CDS encoding iron ABC transporter ATP-binding protein; translation: MIKINNVRKSYTDKVKIGPLDIEIPKAGFTSLIGPNGAGKSTTLLMIGRLLDMDEGQIMVANMDVTTSKSNDLAKIVTILRQENHFVTRLTVRQLAGFGRFPYSKGRLTKEDEAIISKYIDFLDLTDLENRYLDELSGGQRQRAYVAMVLCQETEYVLLDEPLNNLDIARSVQMMEHLRHAANEFGRTILTVMHDINFAAKYSDRICAMKNGQIAAFGTVEEIMDPEILTDIFETKIEIIAGPYGPIAVY
- a CDS encoding iron chelate uptake ABC transporter family permease subunit, translated to MNALEYRNKENVKIYSSPPNKNRSARAFRSKKEERRYWILLITLMVLGILSSYGLLVYNNPVPIDSPSFIPVVMRRIEALIAMVIAAICQSLATVAFQSITNNRIITPSLLGFESLYSTIQTSTVFFFGAGALINFSGTGSFLFQVIMMVLMSLILYGWLLSGKYGNLQLMLLVGIIIGTGLNSVSTFMRRLLAPSEFDILQARLFGSVNNADADYYPIVIPIVIVVALLLLAYSKKLNVLSLGKDAATSFGVKHQSSIIYTLILVSVLMSISTALIGPLTFYGFLVATLSYQAAPTYDHRYMFPMALAIGFLILTSAYFLMYHVFNAQGVVSVIIELFGGILFLSVILRKRAL
- a CDS encoding ABC transporter permease, which codes for MPNNIKTGVEINSQPQFYNHNKIWTKSFILAIIVVITLGIISLFTGVYDIRGQADGWDMFLITRVPRTAALMLTGAAMAMAGLVMQLITQNRLVEPTTTGTIEWAGLGLLTVYLLFPAPSLVLRMTGAILFSFIGTMIFFLFLRRVKLRSSLIVPIIGLMLGAVISAVSTFLGLLYQRTQSIESWFVGSFAAVQIGRYEYLWLIVIVTILIFIFANRLTLAGLGEDVATSLGVNYGRLILFATGLISFAVGIVAAVIGNLPFLGLIVPNIVSMFRGDDLRSNLPWVCVIGMGTITFCDIISRTIIMPFEVPVSLILGTLGSAVFIAILLRQRKHRGLR
- a CDS encoding siderophore ABC transporter substrate-binding protein — protein: MKKFNFTVLMAILVVMLAACTNPSNETSKPETNGKANDAAKPATVQITDAHGTVTVPVNPKNVIALDNRTFETLAAWNIELAAVPKPVMPADSPYVTNEKVKDVGNHREPNLEVIAAANPELVIVGQRFAGHYEEIKKLVPTAAVIDLNVDVSKDAAKPGENLVNGLKESTITLGKIFDKNEEAKQLTADFDKAIADAKSAYNGKDKVMSVIVAGGSIGYSAPKTGRVWGPMYEIFGWTPALEVKASSTDHQGDEISVEAIAQSNPDWIFVLDRDAAISGETNKVPAKDVIDKSPALQKTTAVSKGSIVYAPADTYVNESIQTYLELFKNIANTLAK
- a CDS encoding ABC transporter permease: MRSMWTVVGFTLRTKMMNKAFVVSTVVLALILALGTNLPYIFSLFSSNEPTVIGLVQGNVTDVEKSFEQQFGKNTDYKVVSYPKSSQDQLDKDVESGKIEGYLTFEASAGGSKEFPKVVFRGKDKLDMGDERVIATVLTGIKSEFLVKDLLTPEQIKQLSVPVALESVTLAKDTATGQMKEEEKPDGAASFIVVFALIFLFFMTNQITGNMIAAEVTQEKSSRIMEILISSVSPLAQMFGKIIGMFILGLLQIVVFIAVIAVNLSLPHNIEPLKAIDIDISTIDPLVIIYGLLLYILGFFLYATLYASIGSIVSRTEDLAQAIAPITILSLAAFYIGIFCIGTPNAMIVKVTSFIPFFTPVSMLLRVGTGTVEWWEFWISIALLLAAVVLFGWLSAKIYRTGVLMYGKRPSWKEIRKAMKAYKI
- a CDS encoding ABC transporter ATP-binding protein, with protein sequence MKPLQLTEVIKQYGDKRAVNGISFDVEQGEIYGLLGANGAGKTTTMRMVLGLIYPDEGQILYNGKAYSKELHSVFGYLPEERGMYPKIKVSEQVTYLAQLRGMSRKDADKSLKYWLERFQVPENYNKKIEELSKGNQQKIGFIASIVHNPKLVIMDEAFSGLDPVNVELLKETVKELRDQGTTILFSTHRMEHVEELCRNVTILKKGNAVVQGSVREIKASYPREKVILRTSGNIDGLGSLAGVNAVERTEDGYHLMIQNELAAKEILQMAMAQTDVYHFEVKEPTMNEIFIKAVGGDSNA
- a CDS encoding ABC transporter ATP-binding protein yields the protein MVEQHVIELRNVEKSRDRLKIGPLSLNFPQGFVTAIVGENGSGKSTFMGMCMGLLHPEQGEIRLFDQRYCDEQDVHIKQRIGFVPELPNTDDDDLTAEKLSKFIAYWQPNWDWQLYQRLMAKYDVPPKTKLNKMSKGMRRKLDIILALSHHPELLLLDEPSSGLDPLAWRTMIEELQQFMDQGEKGRSIIIATHIIEEVKRLADYVLFMHKGRVLAFTEKDALFDSWKQFYVEGDAQDFSEVPGLAEAIQERQMVRLVASDANRLEHFLHTHDIVPLRTQALELDDILLYMIRVYEQGGVKER
- a CDS encoding GntR family transcriptional regulator, which produces MFIPIQINEHSAEPLYAQIEHQLRGLIWSGHLAEGTLLPSIRELANQVQCSVITVRRVYQDLEAEGLLRTRQGTGTFVAQVQIDERDRFKRKAVEEALETAVSAAQRVQMKRSELEELFVEVLQRKW